Below is a genomic region from Pyrococcus kukulkanii.
AAGGAAGTTGAAGAGGCCTTTAGGGAAATCACGCTTAAAGACTACGCCCAGGAACTTCTTTCTTGGCTCAAGCGGAATGACTTCAAAACGGCCATAATCAGCGGTGGGTTGATGTGCTTAGCTAAGAGGGTCGCTGAAATTCTGGGCGTTGATTACGTTTTCGCGAACGAGCTCGTGTTTGACAAAGAGGGTAGGATAATGGGTGATGTCATAGTTAGGGTTACTTTCAACAATAAGGGTGAGATCCTTAGGTCTCTGAAAGAAAAGCTCAAACCAGAACTTACGATAGCAGTTGGCGATTGGGAGAATGACATACCGATGTTCAGGGAGGCTGACATAAGCATCTCCCTCAAGGGAGATGGGGCAACGTACAGGGTGAGGGATCTTAGGGAGGTCAAGGATATAATTGAGAAAATTCTTCGTGGACGAAAAGGTTGAGGCGAAAAGTTTAATGGGTTCAACCTATATCCACCCTTGGTGATAACCATGGCGAAGCTTGAGGAGCCTATTATTGCAGTCAACTTCAAGACGTACATCGAGGCTACTGGAAAGAGGGCTTTGGAGATCGCTAAGGCTGCTGAAAAAGTTTACAAGGAGACCGGCGTAACGATAGTTGTTGCTCCCCAGCTTGCTGACCTAAGGATGATTGCTGAGGCAGTAGAAATTCCAGTTTTTGCCCAGCATATTGATCCGATAAAACCTGGAAGCCACACTGGTCACGTTCTTCCCGAGGCTGTTAAGGAAGCTGGGGCCGTTGGTACTTTACTCAACCACTCCGAAAACAGGATGATCCTAGCTGATCTTGAGGCAGCTATAAGGAGGGCTGAAGAAGTTGGTCTAATTACCATGGTTTGCTCAAACAACCCCGCCGTAAGTGCAGCTGTAGCAGCATTAAATCCTGATTACGTAGCAGTTGAGCCCCCAGAGCTCATAGGAACTGGGATTCCGGTGAGCAAGGCTAAGCCTGAAGTAATAACGAACACCGTCGAGCTCGTTAAGAAGGTCAATCCTGACGTCAAGGTTCTTTGTGGTGCAGGAATAAGCACTGGTGAGGACGTGAAGAAGGCAATAGAGCTTGGAACGGTTGGAGTTCTTCTAGCAAGTGGAGTTACAAAGGCAAAAGATCCAGAAAAGGCAATAAGGGATCTAGTTTCGGGAATAATAGGAAAGGATTAAAGCTCTACTTTTACCGCTTTCCCTGTTTTTGTTGATTCATATGCCGCCAAAACTACTGCAAGGTTCTTGAGGGCGTCCTCTCCAGTAATTGGTGGTTCCTTGTCCTGCTGAATTGCATCTATGAAGGCGTTTATTACCCCCTCAACATCTGGCCTCTCCCAGTATATCTTTTCAGTTCTCTCTTGGTAAACGGTAAAGTCTGGATAAGCTGTTCTGATGTCAAGGAAGCCGTCATCTCCGACTATGTAGTATTTAATCTCCAATCCATAGGGGTATCCTCTTGGATTTGCCCATCCTGCTGTTAGCAGTGCAACTACGTTGTTCTTGAACTCTATTAAGGCTGTTCCAATATCGTCAACCTTGAATCCCCAGATCTTTGATCCTATGTCAGCGTAAACTCTAACGGGCTCGCTTTCGGTCAGCCAGAATAGTGAGTCTATTCCGTGTGGAGCTGTATCCATGAAGCCCCCTCCACCGCTTTTCTTTGGATCGAAGAACCAGCTTGTGTCTATGCCCTCAAGGAACATAGGTGGCTTAACGTATTCCGAGATGGCGTAAATGTACTCCAATTTGCCTATCTCGCCACTATCTACCATTTCCTTAGCCTTCTTTAAGGGTTGGGTGAATCTTGGATTGAAGGGAACCATTAACTTTACTCCAGCTTTCTTTGCAGCTTTTATGATATCCTTTGCATCCTCTATTGTGAGGGCTATTGGCTTTTCTAAAAGAATGTGCTTTCCCTCTTCAGCTGCCCTTATCGCTACCTCTTTGTGTCTGTAGGTCTCTATAGCTATGTAAACAGCCTCCACGGTCTTATCCTTAAGGAGCTCCTCATAATTGGGATAGAACTTTGCTCCGTACTTTCTTGCCTCCATCTTAGCGATGTTTGCATTTGCTCCGTCACCAGAAATCGCGACGAGCTTTGCCCTCCTGCTAGCCCTTATTGTTGATGCATACCTTAGGGCGTGAGGATGAGCATAGCTTATAACTCCAAACCTCACCATATTACATCACCTCCAACTTAACAGGTTCACCCTTTCTGATGCTCTCTCTTGCTTTTTCCGCTATATAGAGGGCTATTAAAGCATCTTTCGCGGTAACAACGGGCTCACAGTCGCTTCTTATGCACTCAAAGAAGTGCCTAAGCTCTGCCTCAAATGCCTCAGGGAACGTTGAGAGCATTGGAGAAAATCTTGGCATCTCAAAAGTGCTCTTCACTACTCCCACTACTGGGGTGTCTAGTGGAGTATATCTTATCCTTCCGTTCTTACCAATTATGTCGAGGTGATGGTAGAAGACGCCATACTTGGCCGGTAATGGGTAGCTCCAGCTTACCTCAGCTATTCCTGTTTTGTCTCCTTCAAACTTTATGAACATTACAACGTGATCGTAAGTCTTGTTTACTCTTGCCTCTCCCCTTATCGCTTTTCCTATTGCGAACACTTCAATGGGCTCGCTCTCAAAGAACCATCTCAAGAAGTCTGTCACATGAACGCCGAGGTCTATAACAACTCCACCACTCTTGCTTTCGTCCCAATACCAGTAGTCGGCGGGGAATGGTAAATGTTGCACTTCAGTTTTCCTAATTTGCATTGGGAGAATGTTTCTGGACTTAATAACATCCTTAATTTGTCTCCATCTCTTGTCAAATCTCCTTACGTGGCCAACGAAAAGCTTAAGCCCTTGTTGTTCTGCCTCTTTGATCATTTTTTCTGCTTCCTCTACCGTTAAAGCTATTGGCTTCTCGACTATCACATGCTTGCCAGCCTTTAGCGCTTTTATTGTAAGATCTGCATGCGTGTAGGTTGGTGTTAGTATTTCGACTACATCCATATCCTGCTCTAGGAACTCATCTAAGTTAGTTAAGGCCTTGGCATTTAGTTCTTTTCCTGCCTTCTTTGCTGCTTCCTCGTCTATATCCATTACTGCAACTACCTTTACAGTTTTTCTCATTGCCTTTAATGCGGGCTTGTGAGCTAAGTTAAAGATGTTTCCACAGCCTATCACGCCAACTTTGAGTCTCTCTGGCATGACCGCTCACCTATAACTATCTACAAAAGCTTGATGTTAAAAAAAGTGACGGTTACTTTTAAATGTTAAATATAAAGGATAAATGAGCTTGTATTGGCATGAAAAGCTCAATCAATCTTAGCTTTCCCTAATTGTCAGTTTAGTTACTAAAAGTTTTAAAATTCTTAAGGAGGAGATAGTTGTGGGGGGTGAATAGATATGAGAGTGGTTGTTGGAATCCCAAGCTATAACAACGCTGACACGATAGGATTCGTTGTAAAGCAGGCAGCTGAGGGTCTAAAGAAGTACTTTGGTGGAGGGATAATAGTAAATGCTGACGGTGGGAGTACGGATGGAACAAGGGACGTTGTCCTTTCAACTAAGGTTCCTGATGGAGTTGAAGTCTATAGCTTTGTCTATAAGTGGCCAATCCCGGGAAAGGGAAGTGCAATGAAAGAAATAATGGAGTTTGCAAGGGAAAAGGATGCGGATGCCGTCGTATTTGTGGATAGTGATTTGAGAAGCATTACTCCAGAGTGGATATACAAGTTCGCTAAACCGATTGAGCAAGGCTATGATTTCGTAGCCCCCCTGTACTTGAGGCATAAGTGGGATGGGACTATAACCAATAACATAGCATATCCCATGACGGCTTCCCTGTATGGGTTTGATATACGGCAACCAATTGGGGGAGACTTTGGGATAAGTGCAGAGATGATAAGTATTTACCTTGAAGATGAGGACGTGTGGAGGACTGACGTTGCAAGGTTCGGCGTTGATATATTCCTTACAACGACTGCAATCGCAAACAAAAGGAAGGTGATACAGGTTAGTTTGGGCATGAAGATACACAATCCAAAGGATCCCGCTGCGTCATTAGGTCCGATGTTTAACCAGGTTGTCGGTACCCTGTTCATGTTAATGAAGAAATACGAGGAAGTCTGGAAAGATGTTAAGGAGATAAGACCCGTTGAAACTTGGGGAGAGGAAGTTAAAGGGGAACCTGAAGAAGTTAAAGTGACGCTTGAATTATTAAAACAAAAATCAAAGGAGCTGTTCGAGAAAGAAAAAGACATTTTGAGAAAGATCCTTAGTGAAGAAACGTTTAGTGGCGTAGTAAAAGCTCTTGAAAGCTTTGAGTTCTCGGATGAACTTTGGGCGAGGGTTCTCTTTGACGGTGCAGTTGCGTACAAGAATGGAGTTATAAAAAATGCAGAACCCTTAATACCTCTATACTTTGCTAAGACAGCTGATTTCGTGATAAAGACTATGGATATGACCACGATGGAGGCTGAAAGGCTCATCAGGGAGAGAGCTAGAACGTTCTTAAAGGAGAAGGACTACCTTATAGAAAGATGGTTTACTTGACACCCTCCGCCTGGTACATGGCTTTTAATATCTTTTCTCCTTCTTCGTATTTTCTTATTGCCTCCTCAGCTAGCTCCATGGCATCAAGAAACTTAGCATGCTTCATTAGGAAGTCAACGGCGTCTAGTATTCTTAGCATCTCTAACTTCATTTCTTTTGCCGCAATGTACTTTATGATGCTCGTTCTTATTCTAGCCCTTATATCGATCCTACCCTCGGTTTCTTCTAATGCTTCCCTGTAAACCTTCATCGCATTTTCAAACTTTCCTAACCCTACCAGGGCCTCTGCTAGCTCAATAAGTTTATCCCCTACCACATCAAATCTTCCTGAGCTCCTGTAGTTTTCAATAACCTGATTGAGCATTTTAATTAGGTTTACCCCAATAAGATTGGC
It encodes:
- a CDS encoding glycosyltransferase, whose product is MRVVVGIPSYNNADTIGFVVKQAAEGLKKYFGGGIIVNADGGSTDGTRDVVLSTKVPDGVEVYSFVYKWPIPGKGSAMKEIMEFAREKDADAVVFVDSDLRSITPEWIYKFAKPIEQGYDFVAPLYLRHKWDGTITNNIAYPMTASLYGFDIRQPIGGDFGISAEMISIYLEDEDVWRTDVARFGVDIFLTTTAIANKRKVIQVSLGMKIHNPKDPAASLGPMFNQVVGTLFMLMKKYEEVWKDVKEIRPVETWGEEVKGEPEEVKVTLELLKQKSKELFEKEKDILRKILSEETFSGVVKALESFEFSDELWARVLFDGAVAYKNGVIKNAEPLIPLYFAKTADFVIKTMDMTTMEAERLIRERARTFLKEKDYLIERWFT
- a CDS encoding HAD-IB family phosphatase — encoded protein: MKLIAFDLEGTLTDMISWELLHKKFKTCDKAKEHMELFFSGKINYYEWARLDASLWKGRSRKEVEEAFREITLKDYAQELLSWLKRNDFKTAIISGGLMCLAKRVAEILGVDYVFANELVFDKEGRIMGDVIVRVTFNNKGEILRSLKEKLKPELTIAVGDWENDIPMFREADISISLKGDGATYRVRDLREVKDIIEKILRGRKG
- the tpiA gene encoding triose-phosphate isomerase; the protein is MAKLEEPIIAVNFKTYIEATGKRALEIAKAAEKVYKETGVTIVVAPQLADLRMIAEAVEIPVFAQHIDPIKPGSHTGHVLPEAVKEAGAVGTLLNHSENRMILADLEAAIRRAEEVGLITMVCSNNPAVSAAVAALNPDYVAVEPPELIGTGIPVSKAKPEVITNTVELVKKVNPDVKVLCGAGISTGEDVKKAIELGTVGVLLASGVTKAKDPEKAIRDLVSGIIGKD
- a CDS encoding Gfo/Idh/MocA family protein, whose product is MVRFGVISYAHPHALRYASTIRASRRAKLVAISGDGANANIAKMEARKYGAKFYPNYEELLKDKTVEAVYIAIETYRHKEVAIRAAEEGKHILLEKPIALTIEDAKDIIKAAKKAGVKLMVPFNPRFTQPLKKAKEMVDSGEIGKLEYIYAISEYVKPPMFLEGIDTSWFFDPKKSGGGGFMDTAPHGIDSLFWLTESEPVRVYADIGSKIWGFKVDDIGTALIEFKNNVVALLTAGWANPRGYPYGLEIKYYIVGDDGFLDIRTAYPDFTVYQERTEKIYWERPDVEGVINAFIDAIQQDKEPPITGEDALKNLAVVLAAYESTKTGKAVKVEL
- a CDS encoding Gfo/Idh/MocA family protein, producing the protein MPERLKVGVIGCGNIFNLAHKPALKAMRKTVKVVAVMDIDEEAAKKAGKELNAKALTNLDEFLEQDMDVVEILTPTYTHADLTIKALKAGKHVIVEKPIALTVEEAEKMIKEAEQQGLKLFVGHVRRFDKRWRQIKDVIKSRNILPMQIRKTEVQHLPFPADYWYWDESKSGGVVIDLGVHVTDFLRWFFESEPIEVFAIGKAIRGEARVNKTYDHVVMFIKFEGDKTGIAEVSWSYPLPAKYGVFYHHLDIIGKNGRIRYTPLDTPVVGVVKSTFEMPRFSPMLSTFPEAFEAELRHFFECIRSDCEPVVTAKDALIALYIAEKARESIRKGEPVKLEVM